One Corynebacterium uterequi DNA segment encodes these proteins:
- a CDS encoding exodeoxyribonuclease III, whose protein sequence is MIIASVNVNGIRAATKVRHEDNPGMLAWLADTPADVVLLQEVRATAEQAADALAPALADGWHLAVAPAAAKGRAGVGILARTPLSEISIGFGSFSDAGRLIEATVAGVRVASLYLPSGSAGTEKQDEKYRFLDEFSGYLDAQATAFEHMVIGGDWNICHRTQDLKNSRTNQKKSGHLPDERAWMDSVFGAFPDEHAQEKKGLGEFFGVVDYEPRPVRVATDNPRWFDVARRLHPEDAAYTWWTYRGQAFNNDAGWRIDIQAATPAMWRRAQRTWVDRAATVEQRWSDHAPLLVEYR, encoded by the coding sequence ATGATTATCGCGAGCGTCAACGTCAACGGCATCCGCGCGGCCACGAAGGTGCGCCACGAGGACAACCCCGGCATGCTGGCCTGGCTCGCGGACACACCGGCGGACGTCGTCCTGCTCCAGGAGGTTCGCGCCACCGCCGAGCAGGCCGCCGACGCGCTCGCCCCGGCGCTGGCCGACGGCTGGCACCTTGCCGTCGCCCCGGCGGCCGCGAAGGGTCGCGCCGGCGTCGGTATCCTCGCGCGCACTCCGCTGTCGGAGATCAGCATAGGTTTCGGCTCCTTTAGCGACGCCGGACGGCTCATCGAGGCGACGGTGGCGGGCGTGCGGGTGGCGTCGCTCTACCTGCCGTCGGGCTCCGCGGGCACCGAAAAGCAGGACGAAAAGTACCGCTTCCTCGACGAATTCAGCGGCTACCTTGACGCCCAGGCCACTGCCTTCGAGCACATGGTCATCGGCGGCGATTGGAACATCTGCCACCGCACCCAAGACCTGAAGAATTCCCGCACCAACCAGAAGAAGTCCGGCCATCTGCCTGACGAACGTGCCTGGATGGACTCCGTCTTCGGCGCCTTCCCGGACGAGCACGCCCAGGAGAAGAAGGGGCTGGGGGAGTTCTTCGGCGTCGTCGACTACGAACCGCGGCCCGTGCGGGTCGCGACGGACAACCCGCGCTGGTTCGACGTCGCCCGGCGCCTGCACCCCGAGGACGCCGCCTACACCTGGTGGACGTACCGCGGGCAGGCCTTCAACAACGACGCCGGGTGGCGCATCGACATCCAGGCCGCCACCCCGGCGATGTGGCGGCGCGCCCAGCGCACGTGGGTGGATCGGGCCGCCACGGTGGAACAGCGGTGGTCGGATCACGCTCCGCTGCTCGTCGAGTACCGCTGA
- the trpS gene encoding tryptophan--tRNA ligase: MSEKQRVLSGIQPTADSYHLGNYLGAVKQWIDLQDQFEAFYFIPDMHSITVEQNPEELRARTVAGVAQLIALGIDTDKSTLFVQSHVPQHAELTWVLNCFTGFGEASRMTQFKDKSAKQGQDRTTVGLFTYPVLMAADILLYKPQCVPVGEDQRQHLELTRTLAERFNSRFGETFVVPEAFIPEGSAKIYDLQDPTSKMSKSAANPKGIINLLDDPKVSAKRIKSAVTDNDGEIRFDREAKPGVSNLLAIQSALTGTSIDDLVAGYEGKGYGHLKVDTADALEAFTTPLRARFDELMADRGELERILAAGAARAAEIAEPLVADVYDKVGFLRPATSLTKR; the protein is encoded by the coding sequence ATGAGTGAAAAACAGCGCGTCCTGTCCGGGATCCAGCCGACGGCTGATTCCTACCACCTCGGAAACTACCTCGGAGCGGTCAAGCAGTGGATCGATCTGCAAGACCAGTTCGAGGCTTTCTACTTTATTCCGGACATGCACTCCATCACGGTGGAGCAGAATCCTGAGGAGCTTCGCGCCCGCACCGTCGCTGGCGTCGCTCAGCTCATCGCCCTCGGCATTGACACGGACAAGTCCACGCTGTTCGTCCAGTCCCACGTCCCGCAGCACGCGGAGCTGACCTGGGTGCTCAACTGCTTCACCGGCTTCGGCGAGGCCAGCCGCATGACCCAGTTCAAGGACAAGTCCGCCAAGCAGGGCCAGGACCGCACCACGGTGGGTCTGTTTACGTACCCCGTGCTCATGGCCGCGGACATTTTGCTCTACAAGCCGCAGTGCGTCCCAGTGGGGGAGGACCAGCGCCAGCACCTGGAGCTCACCCGCACTCTGGCGGAGCGCTTCAACTCCCGGTTTGGGGAGACCTTCGTCGTGCCGGAGGCCTTCATTCCGGAAGGCTCCGCGAAGATCTATGATCTGCAGGACCCGACGTCGAAGATGAGCAAGTCGGCAGCCAACCCGAAGGGCATCATCAACCTGCTCGACGACCCGAAGGTGTCCGCCAAGCGCATCAAGTCCGCAGTGACGGACAACGACGGCGAGATCCGCTTCGACCGCGAGGCGAAGCCGGGCGTGTCCAACCTGCTGGCCATCCAGTCCGCGCTGACCGGAACGAGCATCGACGACCTCGTCGCCGGCTACGAGGGCAAGGGCTACGGCCACCTCAAGGTGGATACCGCCGACGCCCTGGAGGCGTTCACCACTCCGCTGCGCGCCCGCTTCGACGAGCTCATGGCCGACCGCGGCGAGTTGGAGCGCATTCTGGCCGCCGGTGCCGCCCGCGCCGCGGAGATCGCCGAACCGTTGGTCGCCGACGTCTACGACAAGGTGGGATTCCTGCGCCCTGCCACCTCGCTGACAAAGCGCTGA